In Zingiber officinale cultivar Zhangliang chromosome 11B, Zo_v1.1, whole genome shotgun sequence, a single window of DNA contains:
- the LOC122035212 gene encoding late embryogenesis abundant protein 7-like encodes MASLQDSSPFQAGEAKGRAEEKTGRMIEKGREAAEAAKGKACEAAEKAGSYLQETADAAREKAACADSAARETAQSGQEKTSSFLQQTGERVMGAAAGAADAVKNTLGLGAGKEDSH; translated from the exons ATGGCATCCCTGCAAGACAGTTCTCCCTTCCAAGCCGGCGAAGCCAAAGGCCGCGCGGAG GAGAAGACTGGTCGCATGATCGAGAAAGGGCGTGAAGCGGCGGAGGCAGCGAAGGGAAAGGCGTGCGAGGCTGCGGAGAAGGCTGGGAGTTACCTTCAGGAGACGGCGGACGCCGCCAGGGAGAAAGCCGCCTGTGCGGACTCCGCCGCACGGGAGACGGCCCAATCCGGGCAGGAGAAGACGAGCAGCTTCTTGCAGCAG ACAGGGGAGAGGGTGATGGGCGCCGCGGCTGGGGCAGCGGACGCTGTGAAGAACACTCTGGGGCTGGGAGCTGGGAAGGAGGACAGCCATTAG